A genomic segment from Spongiibacter sp. IMCC21906 encodes:
- a CDS encoding copper resistance system multicopper oxidase, translating to MTHGFPRPKQPWQLSRRRFVQGLAAGGVLAATPSWLQAAAKGATALGSAPVLSGREIDLVIAATPVNFTGVTRMATTINGSIPAPTLRLREGDDVTIRVTNRLPVSTSIHWHGILLPYQMDGVPGISYPGIAPGETFVYRFTLRQSGTYWYHSHSGFQEMTGMYGALIIEPRAGERHRADQDYVVQLSDWTDEDPMHTFSKLKVQSDVYNFNQPTFFDFTADVSKLGLQAALEKRQMWNQMRMNPTDLADLSAATLTFLMNGTTPAGNWSGLFQRGDRVRLRFINAASNSFYDVRIPGLKLTVIQADGQDVEPVTVDEFRFGPGETYDVMVEPQDDAYTIFAQSMERSGYARGTLSVRQGLTAPVPEPDSPEWLTMKDMMGAMGGGAMGHDMMKMDSMGQTKMDHSQMSGGMAMDHSMHGMQQGSDNPLAKPSSTIRHARTEYGASVDQRVDTPSTNLDDPGIGLRNLSQRGLRPQGHRVLTLADLKSIDGVLDDRRPPARELELHLTGNMERYSWSFDGLEFGKSTPVSLRHNERVRIILQNDTMMTHPMHLHGMWSELETDQGELRVRRHTIPVQPAQRISYLTTPHDLGRWAWHCHLLFHMDAGMFREVVVS from the coding sequence ATGACCCATGGTTTCCCCCGACCCAAGCAGCCCTGGCAGCTTAGTCGCCGCCGCTTCGTGCAGGGCCTGGCAGCCGGTGGCGTGCTGGCCGCCACACCGTCCTGGTTGCAGGCCGCCGCAAAAGGCGCGACCGCGCTGGGCTCGGCACCGGTACTCAGCGGCCGTGAAATCGACCTGGTAATCGCCGCAACACCTGTCAATTTTACCGGTGTCACACGTATGGCTACCACCATCAACGGCTCCATTCCGGCACCGACGCTACGGCTGCGCGAGGGCGATGACGTCACCATCCGCGTCACCAACCGATTACCTGTTTCTACCTCTATTCACTGGCACGGCATCTTGCTGCCCTATCAAATGGATGGTGTGCCGGGGATCAGCTACCCAGGCATCGCACCGGGAGAAACCTTTGTTTACCGCTTTACCCTCCGCCAGAGCGGCACCTATTGGTACCACAGTCACTCCGGCTTTCAGGAGATGACCGGGATGTACGGCGCCCTGATCATTGAGCCGCGGGCAGGCGAAAGACACCGTGCCGACCAGGATTATGTGGTGCAGCTGTCCGACTGGACCGACGAAGATCCAATGCATACCTTCAGCAAGCTGAAAGTACAAAGCGATGTCTACAACTTCAATCAGCCCACCTTTTTCGATTTCACAGCCGATGTCTCCAAGCTGGGCTTGCAGGCGGCACTGGAAAAGCGCCAGATGTGGAACCAGATGCGGATGAACCCGACCGATCTGGCGGACCTGTCGGCGGCCACCCTCACCTTCCTAATGAATGGCACCACCCCGGCGGGCAATTGGAGCGGGTTGTTCCAGCGCGGTGATCGCGTACGGCTGCGGTTTATCAATGCCGCCAGCAATAGCTTTTATGATGTTCGCATTCCCGGTTTGAAGTTAACGGTGATCCAGGCAGATGGCCAGGATGTCGAGCCGGTCACTGTGGATGAATTCCGCTTTGGCCCCGGCGAAACCTACGATGTCATGGTCGAGCCCCAGGACGACGCTTATACGATCTTCGCCCAGAGCATGGAACGCAGCGGTTACGCTCGCGGCACCCTGAGTGTGCGGCAAGGTTTAACAGCGCCTGTGCCAGAACCCGATTCGCCCGAGTGGTTAACCATGAAGGATATGATGGGAGCAATGGGTGGTGGCGCCATGGGCCACGACATGATGAAAATGGACTCCATGGGCCAAACCAAGATGGATCATTCCCAAATGTCCGGCGGTATGGCCATGGACCACAGTATGCACGGCATGCAGCAGGGTTCTGACAACCCGCTTGCCAAACCTTCATCTACCATACGCCACGCCCGAACCGAATACGGGGCTTCGGTTGACCAACGGGTGGATACGCCAAGTACCAATCTCGACGACCCCGGTATTGGCTTGCGCAACTTAAGCCAGCGTGGGCTGCGCCCACAGGGCCACCGCGTGCTGACGCTGGCCGACCTGAAATCCATCGATGGTGTGCTGGATGACCGCCGCCCGCCCGCAAGAGAGCTGGAACTACACCTTACCGGCAATATGGAACGCTATAGCTGGTCCTTCGACGGGCTTGAATTCGGCAAAAGCACACCAGTCTCCTTGCGTCATAACGAACGCGTTAGAATCATTTTGCAAAATGACACCATGATGACCCACCCCATGCACTTACATGGTATGTGGAGCGAACTGGAAACTGACCAGGGTGAATTGCGAGTGCGCCGCCATACCATTCCCGTGCAACCAGCGCAGCGCATCAGCTACCTGACCACACCCCACGATCTGGGCCGCTGGGCCTGGCATTGTCATTTGCTGTTCCATATGGATGCGGGCATGTTCCGCGAGGTGGTGGTGTCATGA
- a CDS encoding P-II family nitrogen regulator produces the protein MNINKVMAIFDEFRLKNVEETLIRHGVKGFTLHPVRGRGHYFDSFNENHLIKHIQMEVYAKAEQAKEIARLIVDAAHANADSEGLVCIVPVNDLLWIHDKRGAIDNDFQLHR, from the coding sequence ATGAACATCAACAAAGTCATGGCCATTTTTGACGAGTTTCGCCTGAAAAACGTGGAAGAAACTTTGATTCGACATGGGGTGAAGGGGTTTACCTTGCATCCAGTTCGTGGGCGTGGTCATTACTTTGACAGTTTTAACGAAAACCATTTGATCAAGCATATTCAAATGGAAGTTTACGCCAAGGCGGAGCAGGCCAAGGAAATCGCACGGTTGATTGTGGATGCGGCGCATGCCAATGCCGATAGCGAAGGGCTGGTCTGCATTGTGCCGGTTAACGATCTGCTATGGATACACGATAAACGCGGCGCAATAGACAACGATTTTCAATTACACAGGTGA
- a CDS encoding isoprenylcysteine carboxylmethyltransferase family protein, translating into MHGESAYGLWTLVILNSAIFIFFAFSFTKPQTKTDWRSFGAFSAFIIALFTEMYGFPLTIYFLSGWLAEKYPGIDFLSHENGHLLHTLFGFEGNPHFDPLHIASNVLIILGFFLLASAWSVLHKAQQTRSLATTGWYARCRHPQYIAFILIMFGFLLQWPTILTVIMFPVLVVVYVRLAKREERMALKEFGDDYRRYMEVTPAWIPKFNVDKTVSN; encoded by the coding sequence ATGCACGGTGAATCCGCTTACGGCCTCTGGACGCTGGTGATACTTAATTCGGCGATATTTATTTTCTTTGCCTTCAGCTTTACCAAGCCGCAAACCAAAACTGACTGGCGAAGCTTTGGCGCTTTCTCGGCGTTTATTATTGCCCTATTTACCGAGATGTATGGCTTTCCATTAACCATTTATTTTCTCTCCGGCTGGTTGGCGGAAAAATATCCTGGTATTGATTTTCTGTCCCACGAAAACGGCCATCTTCTGCATACCCTTTTCGGTTTTGAAGGCAACCCTCATTTTGATCCGCTGCATATCGCCAGTAATGTCCTGATCATTTTGGGTTTCTTTTTGCTGGCCTCGGCGTGGAGTGTTCTGCACAAGGCGCAGCAGACCCGTTCGCTAGCGACTACCGGCTGGTATGCCCGTTGCCGCCACCCGCAGTACATCGCATTTATCCTGATCATGTTTGGATTTCTGTTGCAGTGGCCGACGATCCTTACCGTGATTATGTTTCCGGTTCTGGTAGTGGTTTACGTGCGACTCGCTAAGCGTGAGGAGCGCATGGCATTGAAGGAATTCGGTGATGACTATCGCCGCTATATGGAAGTCACGCCGGCATGGATTCCGAAATTTAACGTCGATAAAACTGTTTCCAACTGA
- a CDS encoding copper resistance protein B: MRLNTVKYLTTLVVIVGALQVNTALAQMDHGDMQMQGGSAPADARDPHAYSDGYTLTEGPYAQPGPRQLKLADEHAFWSVLGDRLEYQEDSDSTVYDIQAWYGTTYNRFVIKAEGDIADGTLEESSTELLWGHALNAYFDTQFGVRLDQYDEGKDRQWLAIGMQGLAPYWFELDVTAYVGDDGRTALSAEAEYELLLTQRLILQPRAELNLYGKDDLDNRLGSGLSDLALGLRLRYEFSRQFSPYIGVEWTDTYGDTADYRRAAGQDTSGTQFVAGLRFWF; this comes from the coding sequence ATGAGACTTAATACGGTGAAATATCTCACAACACTGGTTGTTATTGTCGGTGCCCTTCAAGTAAATACGGCCCTGGCGCAAATGGATCACGGCGATATGCAAATGCAGGGTGGTAGTGCGCCAGCCGATGCCCGCGATCCCCACGCTTATTCCGACGGTTACACCTTGACCGAAGGCCCCTATGCACAGCCGGGGCCACGGCAACTGAAACTGGCGGACGAGCACGCCTTCTGGTCCGTTCTGGGCGATCGCCTGGAGTATCAGGAAGACAGCGATAGCACGGTTTACGATATACAGGCCTGGTATGGCACCACCTACAACCGCTTTGTCATCAAAGCGGAGGGTGATATCGCAGACGGCACGCTGGAAGAAAGTTCTACCGAGCTGTTGTGGGGCCATGCGCTCAACGCCTATTTCGACACCCAATTCGGCGTTCGACTTGACCAATATGACGAAGGTAAGGATCGCCAGTGGCTGGCAATTGGTATGCAAGGCCTGGCGCCCTACTGGTTTGAGCTGGATGTGACTGCCTATGTTGGCGACGACGGTCGGACCGCACTCTCTGCCGAGGCCGAGTACGAGTTGCTGCTGACACAGCGGCTCATTTTACAGCCCCGCGCGGAACTGAATCTGTATGGCAAGGATGATCTTGATAATAGATTGGGGTCGGGCCTCTCGGATCTCGCCTTGGGCTTGCGCCTGCGTTACGAATTCAGCCGTCAATTTTCTCCCTACATCGGTGTGGAATGGACAGACACCTATGGCGACACAGCCGATTACCGCCGCGCGGCAGGCCAAGATACGTCAGGCACCCAATTCGTCGCGGGACTGCGATTCTGGTTTTAA
- a CDS encoding heavy metal response regulator transcription factor, with product MRLLVVEDEIKTGDYLQQGLTEAGFMVTLARNGLDGHHLAMTETFDLLVLDVMLPDVDGWRIVQSLREAGRQTPVLFLTARDSVDDRVKGLELGADDYLVKPFAFAELLARVRTLLRRSTVPVMTDQIKVADLTLDLPRHRATRAGRKINLSHKEFCLLELLVRRQGEVLPRSLIASQVWDMNFDSDTNVIDVAIRRLRAKIDDDYEPKLIHTVRGLGYKLEVEDDHDEG from the coding sequence ATGCGGCTATTAGTGGTCGAAGACGAAATCAAGACCGGAGACTATTTACAGCAGGGGCTGACCGAAGCAGGGTTTATGGTCACGCTGGCGCGCAATGGCCTCGACGGCCATCATTTGGCGATGACCGAAACCTTTGACTTACTGGTGCTGGACGTGATGCTACCGGATGTGGACGGTTGGCGCATTGTGCAGTCATTGCGCGAGGCCGGCCGTCAAACACCAGTGCTGTTCCTGACCGCCCGTGATAGCGTGGATGACCGCGTAAAGGGCCTGGAGCTGGGCGCTGACGATTACCTGGTCAAGCCCTTTGCCTTTGCCGAGCTGCTGGCCCGGGTGCGCACTCTGTTACGCCGCAGTACGGTGCCGGTGATGACCGATCAGATCAAGGTTGCCGACCTCACCCTGGATTTGCCGCGTCACCGGGCCACGCGCGCCGGCCGCAAGATCAATCTCAGCCACAAGGAGTTTTGTTTGCTGGAGCTGTTGGTCCGGCGACAGGGCGAAGTATTACCGCGCTCCTTGATCGCCTCCCAGGTGTGGGACATGAACTTCGATTCCGACACCAATGTCATTGACGTGGCCATACGGCGCCTAAGGGCAAAAATCGACGACGATTATGAGCCCAAGCTGATTCACACTGTGCGCGGTTTGGGTTACAAGTTGGAGGTCGAGGACGACCATGACGAAGGTTAG
- a CDS encoding DUF2933 domain-containing protein, with amino-acid sequence MATQKTSFWLTPKGLAALGLIGAVTYFLLVEHRQHVWQFLPFLIFLACPFMHLFMHGGHGGHGSHDQHEGESDQDAYQRGLEEGRRENEHRHHH; translated from the coding sequence ATGGCGACTCAAAAAACATCATTCTGGTTAACACCCAAAGGACTGGCGGCACTGGGACTTATCGGCGCGGTCACCTATTTTCTGCTCGTCGAGCACCGGCAACACGTCTGGCAGTTTCTGCCGTTCCTGATTTTCCTTGCCTGCCCCTTTATGCATCTGTTTATGCACGGCGGACACGGTGGTCATGGTAGCCATGATCAGCATGAGGGCGAGTCCGATCAGGATGCCTATCAGCGGGGGCTGGAGGAAGGCCGTCGGGAAAACGAACACCGTCATCACCATTAA
- a CDS encoding cytochrome c → MSALTTFIKSLVITAVIALVGGGLFLYSGLYPMGADVPHNRLTYWLLETLRERSVARAASDIKVPGDLNAPERLLAGGADYNDMCAGCHLKPGKTESDFTLGLYPAPPNLTLAGDEHGHEHTGDTENDDEAIKRQFWIIKHGIKASGMPAWGPGHDDERIWNMVAFLKRLPELSPDQYQILTARGQDSEGHGH, encoded by the coding sequence ATGTCGGCGCTCACCACCTTTATCAAGAGTCTGGTCATTACCGCTGTCATCGCGCTGGTGGGTGGTGGGCTGTTTCTCTATTCAGGTCTCTACCCCATGGGAGCCGATGTACCACACAATCGGCTGACCTACTGGCTGCTGGAAACCTTGCGTGAACGTTCAGTTGCACGTGCTGCCAGTGACATTAAGGTTCCTGGCGACCTAAACGCACCGGAGCGGTTACTGGCGGGTGGCGCCGACTACAATGATATGTGTGCGGGGTGCCATTTGAAGCCGGGCAAAACCGAAAGTGATTTCACCCTGGGACTGTATCCCGCTCCCCCTAATCTAACTCTAGCCGGCGATGAACATGGGCACGAACATACCGGCGACACCGAAAATGACGACGAGGCCATTAAGCGACAATTCTGGATTATTAAACACGGCATCAAGGCTTCGGGCATGCCCGCCTGGGGACCGGGGCATGACGATGAACGTATCTGGAACATGGTGGCGTTCCTGAAGCGATTGCCGGAATTGTCTCCCGACCAATACCAGATACTCACCGCACGTGGGCAAGACTCGGAAGGGCATGGTCACTGA
- a CDS encoding Cu(+)/Ag(+) sensor histidine kinase, whose product MTKVSLTRRRPLSLNSRVMLFVAMAIGFSLLMIGYLVLNEVERHFAEQDADELVVITRAVEDALQSAKDQDSAPEGALARAVSGHHGVYFQVWDDAGRLVYSSVDTGSLPQANTYAPVARIQVDNLYTWRSDGKTYRGTATQARIGGQDYRIIAVIDMDFHIHFLKNFRRSLWVIMVLAGAVTLLAAWYGVHQGHAPIRALSESMMDVQADRLHVRLEPNTVPAELKTLVDSFNHMIGRLEDSFVRLSHFSADIAHELRTPLTNLITQTQVGLGKSRSLEEYRELLYSNLEEQERLTKMVNDMLWLAQSEHGLLKPVWEPLDLAREVRELFDFFEALAEEKHIQLVLEGKAPIIQGDRAMLRRALSNLLSNAIRHTPVGRSVLIRLDSSGEGRALLSVQNPGPEIPAEHLLRIFDRFYRVDPSRQRQSEGAGLGLAIVKSIVEAHEGNIAVISERGVTRFTISLPSMADVEVSATGESDESIDHR is encoded by the coding sequence ATGACGAAGGTTAGTCTCACCCGGAGACGACCACTGTCACTCAACAGCCGGGTGATGCTGTTTGTCGCGATGGCTATCGGTTTCAGTTTACTGATGATCGGTTATCTTGTGCTGAATGAAGTAGAGCGCCATTTTGCTGAACAGGATGCCGACGAGTTGGTGGTGATTACTCGTGCTGTTGAAGACGCTCTACAATCGGCGAAAGATCAGGACTCGGCACCGGAGGGCGCCCTTGCGCGAGCTGTTTCTGGTCACCATGGTGTCTACTTTCAAGTCTGGGATGATGCGGGACGTTTGGTCTATAGTTCCGTGGACACCGGATCTTTGCCACAGGCGAACACCTATGCCCCTGTGGCCCGCATCCAGGTAGACAATCTTTACACCTGGCGATCTGATGGCAAAACCTACCGTGGCACTGCCACCCAAGCTCGTATCGGTGGTCAGGACTATCGCATCATTGCTGTCATCGATATGGATTTCCACATCCACTTTCTGAAAAATTTTCGTCGCAGTTTGTGGGTGATCATGGTCCTGGCGGGAGCCGTCACCCTTCTGGCGGCCTGGTATGGCGTGCATCAGGGGCATGCGCCAATACGTGCTCTGAGTGAATCCATGATGGATGTTCAGGCTGATCGACTGCATGTGCGTCTCGAGCCCAATACCGTGCCGGCGGAGCTGAAAACTCTGGTTGATTCGTTCAACCATATGATTGGTCGATTGGAGGACAGCTTTGTTCGACTTTCCCATTTCTCCGCCGATATCGCCCACGAATTGCGCACGCCTCTGACCAACCTGATCACACAGACCCAGGTGGGTTTGGGGAAGTCCAGAAGCCTGGAAGAATATCGCGAACTGTTATATTCAAACCTGGAAGAACAGGAACGCCTGACCAAGATGGTTAATGACATGCTCTGGCTGGCCCAAAGCGAACACGGCCTGCTCAAGCCTGTCTGGGAACCGCTGGATCTGGCTCGGGAAGTGCGCGAGCTGTTCGATTTTTTCGAGGCCCTGGCGGAGGAAAAGCACATCCAATTGGTGTTGGAAGGAAAGGCACCGATTATACAAGGTGACCGCGCTATGCTGCGTCGCGCATTGTCCAATCTGCTGTCCAATGCAATACGCCACACACCAGTGGGAAGAAGTGTGCTGATCCGTCTGGATTCATCGGGCGAGGGTAGGGCGTTACTCAGCGTACAGAATCCGGGGCCAGAAATTCCAGCCGAGCATTTGCTCAGGATTTTCGACCGGTTTTACCGGGTCGATCCTTCCCGGCAACGCCAAAGCGAAGGTGCTGGCTTGGGGCTGGCTATCGTCAAGTCCATAGTCGAGGCCCATGAAGGAAACATCGCGGTGATCTCCGAACGCGGCGTCACGCGCTTCACGATCAGTTTACCCAGCATGGCTGATGTAGAGGTGAGTGCTACGGGAGAAAGTGATGAGTCAATTGACCATCGGTAA
- a CDS encoding cupredoxin domain-containing protein — protein MMIINIAGLALIALIVWWFWLYKPKEAELGENDLVITVENGTYSPSRIKVPAGAPFEIKFMRKDQSPCSETLLIPELQISDTLPLNKLKTIQLPAMSSGEYAFHCQMQMYRGQITVK, from the coding sequence ATGATGATTATTAATATTGCGGGTTTAGCGCTGATTGCACTGATTGTGTGGTGGTTCTGGCTCTACAAGCCGAAAGAAGCCGAGCTGGGTGAAAACGATCTGGTGATAACTGTGGAAAACGGTACCTATTCGCCTTCGCGCATTAAGGTGCCAGCTGGAGCACCATTTGAAATTAAATTTATGCGCAAAGATCAATCACCCTGTTCTGAGACTTTATTGATCCCCGAACTGCAAATCAGCGACACTTTGCCGTTGAATAAACTGAAGACCATTCAGCTGCCAGCAATGTCATCCGGCGAGTATGCGTTTCATTGTCAGATGCAGATGTACCGTGGACAAATCACGGTGAAATAA
- a CDS encoding DUF5676 family membrane protein codes for MTLNAFKFGIASAITAAILWLACSLLVMLMPAMMLSMSGEMVHMQLNEMGWHLTFTGVVVGLVAWSVSAGIAGWLLAAIYNRLQ; via the coding sequence ATGACACTTAATGCGTTCAAATTCGGGATAGCCAGCGCGATTACCGCGGCGATACTGTGGCTGGCTTGCAGCCTGTTGGTGATGTTAATGCCCGCCATGATGTTATCCATGTCTGGGGAAATGGTGCATATGCAACTGAATGAGATGGGTTGGCATTTGACATTCACTGGCGTTGTTGTGGGACTGGTGGCTTGGTCAGTGTCAGCGGGTATCGCCGGGTGGTTGCTGGCGGCTATTTACAACCGCTTGCAGTAA
- a CDS encoding MauE/DoxX family redox-associated membrane protein, with protein sequence MSGTKTAELYRMVMEDHLCPYGLKSKHLLETQGFQVEDHHLKNHEETEAFKHKHNVETTPQTFLEGNRIGGYDDLLVYFGKEPKGKNEQTYWPVIALFSMTFLMATGSASVAEGQWLSLRTFEWFIAFSMCGLAYLKIRDVESFSTMFLNYDLLAQKWVPYGYVYPYGEGLAGLLMIAGVLPFVSIPVAFFIGIVGAVSVFKAVYIDKRKLKCACVGGESNVPLGFISLTENLMMLGMAIWMLLKASVMG encoded by the coding sequence ATGTCAGGCACCAAGACAGCTGAACTGTACCGGATGGTGATGGAGGATCATCTCTGTCCCTATGGCTTAAAATCGAAACATTTATTGGAGACCCAAGGGTTTCAGGTGGAAGATCATCACCTTAAAAATCACGAGGAAACCGAAGCTTTTAAGCACAAGCATAATGTTGAAACCACTCCTCAGACCTTTCTGGAAGGTAACCGAATCGGTGGGTACGACGACCTACTTGTGTATTTTGGGAAAGAACCAAAAGGCAAAAATGAACAAACTTACTGGCCCGTTATCGCTCTGTTTTCAATGACCTTTCTGATGGCCACGGGTTCGGCTTCGGTTGCTGAAGGGCAATGGCTGTCTTTACGCACTTTCGAGTGGTTCATCGCTTTTTCAATGTGTGGTCTTGCCTATTTAAAAATACGGGATGTCGAAAGCTTTTCGACCATGTTTCTTAACTATGATCTTCTTGCCCAAAAATGGGTGCCTTACGGGTACGTGTATCCCTATGGTGAAGGCCTGGCTGGCTTGCTAATGATAGCCGGGGTATTGCCTTTCGTTTCGATACCAGTTGCCTTTTTCATAGGGATTGTCGGTGCCGTCTCAGTGTTTAAAGCCGTGTACATTGACAAAAGAAAGCTCAAGTGCGCCTGTGTAGGTGGCGAGAGTAACGTCCCCTTGGGGTTTATATCGCTCACTGAAAACCTCATGATGCTTGGCATGGCAATATGGATGCTACTCAAGGCAAGTGTTATGGGGTAG
- a CDS encoding APC family permease codes for MEEKDDRSTHYDEGSLSLSGTVMLGTGVMIGAGIFALTGQMAEMTGALFPLAFLAAAIIVGFSAYSYIKISNAYPSAGGIGMYLHKAYGDRLPTAFNALLMYFSMVIAQSFLARTFGSYTMQLFGGDPSGQMTPILGVSLILAAFIVNLLGNRLIQGVAGFIGLLKIGGILIFGLVGIWLADSLAVDFDHVSETGSASNFLGATALGILAFKGFTTITNSGSEVIDPHRNVGRAIVISIAACVVIYTLVGFAVASNLSLREIIQTRDYSLAAAARPALGEYGVWFTVAIAMLATAGGILASIFAVSRMLAMLTEMKLVPHSHFGMPGSIQKHTLVYTVVLGLVLTAFFDLSRIAALGIIFYLVMDIAIHWGVLRYLLDDVKAKSWVPVTAIILDSLALSGFVWVKLNSDPFVLGVAVVTMMLIAIGEQLFLGSEKRKQAVSQSQAHEHHH; via the coding sequence ATGGAGGAAAAAGACGATCGTTCGACACATTATGACGAGGGTAGCCTCTCTCTGTCAGGTACGGTGATGCTCGGGACTGGGGTGATGATCGGCGCAGGAATATTTGCGCTAACCGGGCAAATGGCAGAGATGACTGGTGCATTATTCCCATTGGCATTCCTCGCGGCCGCGATCATCGTTGGTTTCAGTGCTTACTCATACATCAAAATATCCAATGCCTACCCATCAGCAGGGGGGATCGGCATGTATCTGCATAAGGCCTATGGCGACCGGTTGCCCACTGCGTTTAATGCACTACTTATGTATTTTTCGATGGTCATCGCGCAGAGTTTTCTAGCGCGTACGTTCGGTTCTTACACCATGCAATTATTTGGCGGTGACCCTTCAGGGCAAATGACTCCTATACTCGGCGTCTCCCTAATTCTGGCGGCGTTCATTGTGAACCTGTTGGGTAATCGGTTGATTCAAGGGGTTGCAGGGTTTATCGGCCTACTGAAAATTGGTGGAATTCTAATCTTTGGTCTCGTCGGCATCTGGTTAGCTGATAGCCTGGCAGTGGACTTTGACCATGTAAGCGAGACCGGTTCAGCCAGTAATTTCCTCGGCGCCACAGCGCTGGGGATTCTGGCATTCAAAGGCTTTACCACTATTACCAATAGTGGTTCCGAGGTGATCGATCCACACCGCAATGTTGGTCGCGCCATTGTTATTTCGATTGCTGCCTGTGTCGTTATCTATACATTGGTTGGTTTTGCGGTGGCCAGTAACCTCTCACTCAGGGAGATTATTCAAACTCGAGATTATTCCCTGGCTGCGGCCGCTCGACCTGCACTCGGTGAGTACGGCGTGTGGTTCACCGTTGCGATTGCCATGCTGGCGACGGCGGGAGGGATTCTTGCCAGTATTTTTGCGGTCTCCAGAATGCTGGCGATGCTAACGGAAATGAAGTTGGTGCCCCATAGCCATTTCGGTATGCCGGGTAGCATTCAGAAACATACATTGGTGTACACCGTGGTTCTTGGACTTGTGCTCACCGCGTTCTTTGATCTTTCCCGTATAGCAGCACTTGGCATCATATTCTATCTGGTGATGGATATCGCCATTCACTGGGGTGTTCTGCGCTACTTGTTGGACGATGTTAAAGCCAAAAGCTGGGTCCCCGTTACCGCGATTATATTAGATTCGCTTGCACTAAGCGGGTTCGTTTGGGTGAAGTTGAATTCAGATCCATTTGTGTTGGGTGTGGCCGTTGTCACAATGATGCTAATCGCGATCGGAGAGCAACTATTCCTTGGATCTGAAAAACGAAAGCAAGCTGTGTCCCAAAGTCAGGCGCATGAACATCATCATTAA